Genomic window (Rhododendron vialii isolate Sample 1 chromosome 4a, ASM3025357v1):
GGGGCAACCTTGTGGCCGATTGGGCGGTTCAGATGCTAATTGAAATGTTTTGTGGTTCCTTAGAATTTCGCAAATTTCCATCGGTCGGAGCCAGCGTTGTTGTGCTTCTTGTAGTATTTGCTCAAGGTCTACGTAAGTCCAAGAGTTGAACATTAGCAACAACGAGTAGTACATCACTCATACAGGCccaagaaaataagaatataCGACATGAGACCAGAATTAACATACCAATGAACTACAACACAATATTTTTCTCGTCGTATTATCTAGTAGAATTCACCTTCAAATGGACATCAAACTAACCTCTCAACGCATGCAGACAACTGGAAAGTTTTTGTGACACAAGTGCGCTTGCGCGCgcgcagacacacacacacaggggagagagagagagatgcactGAAACTGAAGCTTAGAAGCAAGAAGATACACAATGCACGGGGAGTAATGGTTACCTTTCAAGACAATAAGGCATTCTACTATCACAATTGCAATCATCAATGCATGAACTAGAACTaaacacatacatatatgtatacacgtatctatctatatgtatatatcaaGAGAACACATTAAACAAGTTCATATACGTACGTATAATGTATATGTCTAAATCAAGAAAAcgaggaaagaagaaagaaggcgcTTGCACGTAATGAAGAATATTGACAGCAATCTATCGAGTTGATCGGAAAGGAAGGGGCATTTCCAACGAAACAAATCAAGattaacataataataatatcaataAAAGAAGCATAAACCTCAAGAAAAGCGAGAAACTATCAAGAATGGTTAATAATAGTCCATAAACAGAACAGACAATTTGTATCTAATCTATACATGACATGACGATATATCCAGAGGAACGGATTAGGAGAGTGAGAAAACTCACTTAGTGGCTCAGTAGGACCGTAACGTCTGCTTTCCGCCATTATCAAACAGATACTCGAACcgaaaccctaaaacaactATCGCCAGAACTTCTTCCAAGTTGTAATCGagaactcagagagagagagagtagagtaAACCCTAACAGGCTGAgagcaatgagtggagagagatgatttgttgttgttgtatataATATACGTCatgcaaagaaagaaagaagtgtaGAGTTTttgttatgagagagagagagagagagaggtggaaagTCAGAGGAGTCAAGGTCTGTGTCCacactgaagagagagagagagagagagtcagaggAGTCAAGGTCTGTGTCCACACTAAGAAAACTGATGAGGTGAGCCCGGCGAGGGTGAGGTCgtttttctgtttctgtttatAGGGTTATGGATCCGACGTGGCACTGGGGTTTTACTCCCTTCCTGGCTAAGCCGACGTCACATATTGGGATATCCTTTGGGACCACAACCGGATTTTCTGTCGTGTCTGAAAGCAacttgagtagttttttttttttttttcaattacccaaaaaaaaaaaaacttgagtagtttttttttccatcgaAGGGAAGAGGTGTTCGGATCAATTTATGTACAtcttattttcatcttttttgaTTTGGTCAAAGACAGAACATCTACGCTGGAAGCTTGGAATTaggagattaataaaaattacACTCTTGCGATCTGACCCCAAAAAATTATCACGTTTCATGTTTGGATTTACAATTCATCCATGTCCTCGCTTGAACTACCTCATATTGCAACTTGAGTAGTTTTCTCTCTATTAATAGTAATAATAACTCACTCATTAAACCAATTTAGCCAAATGGTTCACTTAAATAACGAGTTGGAGCTCGTGGAGCCCCCTAGGCCATGCAGAAGTGGTTCGAAAATATTCATTGGTCACCCTCACACATGTTGATCATATCTAAAACGAATTgattggagtaattttttttttttaaacaacatgAACAAATTAGATTAGTCTTGTAATTGTATGAAGATGCTATCCTCACATTTgtctttaaaaaatttgttaaaaacgtTATGTTTGCATGAGCTTAATCTCACCACATTATGGCTTTAGAATTAGTGGTCTATACTTGTCTTCAACCGAATTAGTATTTTCATAAGTAGACTTAATTGTTTATTTTCCATCATAaattaatttgttcttttttgacAAATGAGCTACACGTAGTAtactacaaaataaataaatattgagTTGAATCCCAATTAGATCCAATCCATGATAGATTAGATAGATGAGATAGTGGGATGAGATCGGACTTTGCAATATTTACCCATTTTTAAGGGAGCTGGCGCGTATAGCACAAGGACACTTGTCTGACGGGTTAGCCGTGCCAATGCCATTGTAATTGCTTCAATCTCATGAGAACAACCATACATAGATATGGATCCGACGAATTATCCCGATAAATAAATTTTGGCAGTTTGACGCAACTGTATGGTGAGTACtcatcaaggaaaaaaaaaaaaagggtatcaGGATTGGTCCCAAATGTTTACAAAAATCAATCAACTGAAGTTACTGAACCAAGTTGTGGGCCAATGATAGATCCAGCTCATTGCTACAGTGTGATCTGTGGGCGTTTGTTAAACTGTGGTCGTCTAACAATGGTACCAAGTCAACATCATTCAAACCACCAATCTGAACCGAACTTTCCGGATTGAGCGAGTCCTTACGGAGCTTACTTGACTGTAATTGAGCTTACTCTGCTCATTTGGTCCCGGATTATCACAAGAAAAACAACCGACGCTAGAAATTCTTAGGAATAAGAATGCATGAATGACAAGTTGCTTTCACTATTGAGCGCGTCCTTACGGAGCTTTCCTTGACTGAAATTGAGCTTACTCTGCTCAATTGGTCCCGGATTATTGCAAGAAAAACAACCAACTTAGAAATTCTTAGGTATTAGAATGCATGAATGACAAGTTGCTTTCAGTGCAAAAAGTAGTAGTCAAACTGCATTCAAGTCTTTCATGTCCGGTCCTCGAATGGGAGTAGAGGCGGTTGGGTAGGAGCCATATCTATATACAGTTGTTTGATTCAGATACGGAGGCAATCAAAATCAATCAAGTTGGATTGAAACTACCAACTAGTAAATATGTGCAATTGAAACGTCTGGAGAAAAGATGGGAAGTCAACTTTGCCATCACAGCATGACTAGTTAAAAAATTTGACGGCACAAGGATCATTGATGTAATAATCATAGACTTGTGAAAACCAATCAAAGTTACAACTCTCGACAGGAAAAGGGCTAAATTAGATGATTGCTTAAGACCTAGTTACAGTAAACAAACAGAGGAAGCCACATTTGCCAACCTCAAGACAAGACTTTCAGTGAGTTCCAGTAGAACAGAAAGAATCCAAATATACTGGACTCGAGGCGTCGTTTTTCAATCCAGAGGCGTTTCATGCGTCAAGCCTGGCCTTGATGAATTGTCCTAAAATCAGatgagaaaaacagagagaaaccAATTACTACGGCAGCATCCAACTCGGTCCCAGCTCAAGACATGCTTCTGCGAATTCAGGTGTAGAAAAGGGAACGCAATAATATCTAACACAATATTTGGCCAAGCGGGTCTCTCAAAGCCTTGAGGAAATTAAAGGTGATGATAAAGAAACTTAGACTGACCTTGATACAAACATATATGTAATGCACATCTGGATTCTTTCCAAGAGCTGCTTCCAACGAGCTTCCATCATCATCCAACGGAATAGAAGAGGTCAGCTCCCATTTCTGATGTCCAGAACTTTCTTTTGACGGAAGTTTTTCTGCATACATGGTCACAGTCATCCACAAAAGATGCAGTATTCATAGTCACATACCAATAACAATGAGGCGTGACAAGTCATATAACAGGACAGTGATTAATAAGGCAACAATCCACcatgatgtaaaaaaaaaataaaacattcaTGATTGCAAGACCAGCTTCCCAAACCAAAGCTTTGATTTCCCTTGTGGTGGCACTCTTGTGGTGTCATTTACCATGTCAAGGGTTCGAACCATGGTACCCCACTCTCTCAACCAAAAAAGACCAGCTTCCCAAGGACTCTGGATTTGATGGATCTTTCTTTAGCCAAAAGTTGACAATACAATCAATGAAAAATAGCTTCAACATGATATTTTATCATCCTTTGAATATTTGTGCATGAATTTAAGTTAATACCCTTCCTTTGTGCACATTCATACATGCTTCTGCAAGTGCGCATGGGTATTGGCAAGACGTATATAAGGGTGTGCATGTACATGTGTAAAGGAGAGGCTATAAAAACCACAGTTCAAACCATCAAGTGCACTACATATTCCGACTTACACAAGCACTTGTATCTGCACAGGAGATGCATGGAACACTTGATTATACTTTTTCTCCCATAACATCAAGGTGAAATAAGGAAAGAGCAGTTGACGCGCTTTCCAAGTGATAAAACTTCTACTTCtcccattttttgtttgaagtaattaatttagtttctacttctaagtcaaaactcaagagggtaaGAGACACTTGACTGTCTATGTCAGCTGAATTTATAGTAACATGAATTGGTGGAACCGGTAAGCTATGTAAAAATCCACTATAAGAAGTAATAGGGACGGATCTAaaggggggcacgtgccccccctcgaaatgaaaatatattttgtataaattagcataattatgaacgtgtgctaatatataaacatatacacttgcatatatctcgaaaatacacatatagaattagttttatgcctgaatttcatcatatggtgcatttatatttgtttttttatgaactgtttgtctatttggagctattctttcttgattctctttatttttaaccgtctggaagaaacattttaaaataaagtcattaacaaaactagctcgatcattctaaaactcgtaggtgttcatttaaaacatattttaaattttgtctaagattttgtgctcatttttacctaatttaacttaaagtacgcgTTATAAACATTTGTAGTTAGTAATGCATACCTTAATTCTGTGattgactaaaaaaaaatgaacttttgcCATTATGATTAACAAGTGCCCCACTAGGCTATATTCCTGAATCCGTCACTGGGAAGTAACATTGTCGATCATAACTGCAATGAAGCTTTGGCTAACCTATCACATGAAGTTTTATTGTACATGACCATGATTCTCTCAACAAGCGTAAACGATAACTTGGTGCTCCATATGTGATCTGCATAACAAGTGAGCCTCGTTAGAGTAACAAGAATAATGCAAACAACAAAAGTCCACAAAGCCGCAATAGACATCAAGTAGGGAAAGACAATGATTTGTGAACAAAATTTTCTAGTCTAGAATAGAAAGTAAGGAATTCTTACCAGAATATAAACTCCTTTATTCTTGAGGACCCTATAGTTTGTCATCAACTGCTTCAATATTTGAACAgatcaagaaagaaaaaagtaacAGTGTGGGAAAAATGCCTAATGTTGGACTTGATTCCATCATACCTTCCAACCTCCTCAAGCATCTTAGCAGCATTTAGACGTGAATTACTGCCGCACTACAAATACAAATTTCGGTTTAGTAATTAACTCTTTAACATAACGGAAGTATAAGCAAATACAGAACTCACCAAGAGGGAATCTAGAGTCCCTGGAAATACCACAAATAAAATTACATCAGGTTTGTTTAGAAAACCATTTGAACATGCAACTCAGATTCCATAAAACCGTCCGGATAGAGGACAAATATTCAACAAACCTTTATCAATAACAGCATCAAAGGAACCTGCTTCAAATTCACTCATATCTCGGACATCCATTTTAATATCTGCTAAATGTTGAGGAAATGGCGGTTACCGTATACAGATCATCATTGCAGTTCTAACAAGGACGGAAGTTCCAGCTGTTTCATGGAATGATCCTGAGAGCATCTTTCCTATTCACTAATTGTGTGACTATCAGTCTATTTGTTTCTAAAATTATAGTTCTAATATTCACAGGAAGGATGACTGCCTCGAGAGTCGAGACATAGCACAACAAATAACGTATTGTTACTGAAATGCATATGAATGTGCTCAATGCGACTGATTTCAGACCTCAATAGATCCACA
Coding sequences:
- the LOC131323207 gene encoding uncharacterized protein LOC131323207; this translates as MTLGATSQAYGEPSYWDNRYAQETSPFDWYQKYPCLSPLLHLYLPPPPHLHRVLVVGCGNSAFSEGMVDDGYMDVVNVDISSVVIDAMKKKYSNRPQLKYIKMDVRDMSEFEAGSFDAVIDKGTLDSLLCGSNSRLNAAKMLEEVGRVLKNKGVYILITYGAPSYRLRLLRESWSCTIKLHVIEKLPSKESSGHQKWELTSSIPLDDDGSSLEAALGKNPDVHYIYVCIKDNSSRPGLTHETPLD